Below is a genomic region from Desulfobacter sp..
ACCTTGAAGTTGAACTCCCGGTTAAAATGGCTTTTAAGGTTTTTGGCCCCCATTTTAGAGCAATAGATGGGCTTTTCCTGGCCGATAATGTGCATCACCTTGGGAATGGCTCCGGAATGGTCCATTTCCGTATGGTTGGAGATCACAGCATCAATTTTTTTGGGGTCAATAATCCTTGAAATATTGGATAAAAGTTCATCTCCGAATTTTTCTTTGACCGTATCAATGAGGATGTTTTGTTCGCCCAGAACTAAAAAGGCATTGTAGGTGGTACCTTCATAGGTGGAATAGCCGTGAAAATCACGAATATCCCAGTCCCGACAGCCGACAGAATATATTTTGTCGGCAATTTCAATGGGTTTGTACATAGAGCAAGTCCCCTCGGCTAATCCTCAAGTTTTTCAAAATCTTCCTGGGCAGCGCCGCAAAGGGGGCAGACCCAATCTTCGGGAAGGTCACCCCAGGCAGTACCGGGATCTACGCTGTTGTCAGGATCGCCATTTGCCGGATTATAAACATATCCGCAGGGGCATTCATATTTATCCATTTTTTGTCCTCCTATTTTGATGTGATGATAGAGCGCCTTGCGCCTGCATTTTTATCATGGAAAAACAATACGCAAGGCATATGCCATTTTTTTAACCCTTAAATAGGAAATAATGCTCAGATAAGGGTTTCAACTTGTTTGGTATTCATATAATATAAGGCCTGCAAAATCAATAATTCATTTAAGCTGCAGGCAGGTCATGAAGGACGAGATATTTACCAAAGAAACATTGATTCATGTTCCAGTGGAAGATCTTTTTGCCTGGCATGCAAGGAACGGGGCCATCAACCGCCTGACCC
It encodes:
- a CDS encoding rubredoxin codes for the protein MDKYECPCGYVYNPANGDPDNSVDPGTAWGDLPEDWVCPLCGAAQEDFEKLED